One window of Paralichthys olivaceus isolate ysfri-2021 chromosome 20, ASM2471397v2, whole genome shotgun sequence genomic DNA carries:
- the LOC109640400 gene encoding doublesex and mab-3 related transcription factor 1-like — protein sequence MSSTNPRRRELKCPRCRQHGIITPLRNHQRLCPFLWCDCLKCFQISLRDRVSSAQRRRREPQDPEQRPGAPSTPAAPREAPPSAASPGPAAAPWSSADAGVALDLRARAPRREDRVTRQERREERPITPTAAINAQVHHFPYRMPAHYPASFPPHPNFYFYPLWIPSVPAAIYNCGLPGPNAHCTSPPGAGPLALCSQFLFIPSPPEVPYTPPPLEAMLTPLSEEPELIIEEVD from the exons ATGTCTTCGACCAATCCTCGACGCAGGGAACTGAAGTGTCCCCGCTGCCGGCAGCACGGCATCATCACCCCGCTGAGGAACCACCAGAGGTTGTGCCCGTTTCTCTGGTGCGACTGCTTGAAGTGTTTCCAGATCTCTCTGAGGGACCGGGTCAGTTCTGCCCAGCGAAGGAGACGTGAGCCCCAGGATCCGGAGCAGCGACCCGGTGCCCCCAGCACCCCGGCCGCCCCCAGAGAGGCTCCCCCCTCGGCCGCATCTCCCGGACCCGCAGCGGCTCCGTGGAGCTCCGCCGACGCAGGAGTGGCCCTGGATCTCCGCGCCAGAGCCCCCCGCAGAGAGGACCGTGTGACCcggcaggagaggagagaggagcggcCCATCACTCCCACCGCAGCTATCA atgCTCAGGTCCATCACTTCCCCTACAGGATGCCAGCTCATTACCCAGCATCCTTTCCTCCACATCCAAACTTCTACTTCTACCCCCTGTGGATACCATCTGTGCCTGCTGCCATTTACAACTGCGGCCTCCCTGGACCAAACGCCCATTGCACATCTCCACCAGGGGCCGGACCTCTGGCT CTCTGCAGCCAGTTCCTCTTCATCCCTTCACCTCCAGAGGTCCCCTACACTCCTCCACCCTTAGAGGCCATGCTGACCCCTCTGTCAGAAGAACCTGAGCTCATCATAGAGGAGGTGGATTAA